Proteins encoded in a region of the Paenibacillus sp. W2I17 genome:
- a CDS encoding helix-turn-helix transcriptional regulator → MAYHVKIDVSPIYEMLNSFLVYVTKKWIQHLDIGPEWILEVEGKLSSNVRAALAPAATWPFDDFDVLFAWAAYQNDTKENREFLDMLAGMTAEDLFARVSPLLPALTIEESTRIRNSYVPLLRLWDEHYCQNMSEDQRVWLEEDAEEKRILLDKMGPELLIEYATAGVLVEPMPGLNEVILFPTVHNRPINMYCFYEGMMIMQYPVDAPEENEDQPPTCLLRFTHALADPERLRLLRYVSDEPKSLAEMCEELGKDEDTVKDQVMALRIAGLLRTHLLGSNRKEKYSIRPDGVSELNMFLESYIRI, encoded by the coding sequence ATGGCTTATCATGTTAAAATTGATGTTTCACCGATATATGAAATGCTCAACAGCTTTCTGGTTTATGTTACGAAAAAATGGATTCAGCATCTGGATATAGGTCCTGAATGGATTCTGGAAGTGGAAGGCAAACTAAGTTCCAATGTACGAGCTGCGCTCGCACCTGCTGCCACTTGGCCTTTTGATGATTTTGATGTCCTGTTTGCATGGGCTGCGTATCAAAATGATACGAAGGAAAATCGTGAATTTCTGGACATGCTTGCCGGAATGACAGCGGAAGACCTGTTTGCACGTGTGTCTCCTCTTCTGCCCGCTCTTACAATAGAAGAATCTACGCGCATTCGGAACAGTTATGTCCCATTATTGCGACTATGGGATGAACACTACTGTCAGAATATGAGCGAAGATCAGCGTGTGTGGCTGGAAGAAGATGCCGAAGAAAAACGCATTTTGCTTGATAAAATGGGCCCTGAACTGCTTATTGAATATGCTACGGCAGGCGTTCTTGTTGAACCGATGCCTGGATTGAACGAAGTTATTCTGTTTCCAACGGTGCACAATCGCCCTATTAATATGTACTGCTTCTATGAGGGGATGATGATTATGCAGTATCCCGTAGATGCACCTGAAGAGAACGAAGACCAGCCGCCAACATGCCTTTTACGTTTTACCCATGCACTGGCTGATCCCGAAAGACTTCGCCTGCTTCGTTACGTATCGGATGAACCCAAATCCCTCGCTGAGATGTGTGAAGAATTGGGTAAAGACGAAGACACGGTCAAAGACCAGGTGATGGCGCTGCGCATCGCAGGTCTGCTACGGACCCATCTGCTCGGAAGTAACCGCAAAGAGAAATACAGTATTCGGCCGGATGGCGTATCTGAATTGAATATGTTCCTGGAATCCTACATTCGCATTTAA
- a CDS encoding MFS transporter, which translates to MSSITRPKLSHSTANYLILITVIVVAGISQGLLLPVLSIFLEQKGVSPGLNGLNAAALYIGSFAMTLVAERLLGALGFKKLIGGGLILVMVPLILFPYLPDIKIWFILRLIVGIGDSALHYAAQLWVLLVTAPEKRGRYISLYGMSYGLGFSIGPLGIKLLGFGDAVPFWVLFICIAVVLILVLMKLPNTKPEKAEHGQLPERRFRRSLAWAWYALLPALLYGYMEAGMNSNFPVYGLRIGFDTDQISSLLPFIGIGGLFLQLPLGMLSDRYGRKKILMFAGISGGIIFMLVPVAGTHFWWTLVLLTIAGGLVGSFFSLGLAYAADILPKVLLPAANVVASFHFTIGSIIGPNLGGQMINWISPGSMFTLLGIMYLLFGVAGILFRRKPEFESVLK; encoded by the coding sequence GTGTCATCGATTACTCGTCCCAAACTATCACACTCGACAGCCAACTATCTCATTTTGATTACGGTTATTGTGGTGGCGGGAATAAGTCAGGGGCTTTTGCTGCCTGTGCTTTCGATTTTTTTGGAGCAAAAAGGGGTTTCACCAGGTTTAAACGGATTAAACGCCGCCGCGTTGTACATTGGCTCTTTTGCCATGACTCTAGTTGCGGAACGACTATTAGGAGCACTCGGGTTCAAAAAACTGATTGGGGGTGGCCTGATATTGGTCATGGTCCCATTAATATTATTTCCGTATTTACCAGATATTAAAATATGGTTCATCTTGCGCCTGATCGTTGGAATAGGAGACAGCGCACTTCATTATGCGGCCCAGCTCTGGGTACTGCTTGTCACTGCACCTGAAAAACGTGGACGCTACATATCACTCTATGGCATGTCCTACGGTCTGGGATTCAGTATTGGTCCGCTGGGAATTAAGCTGCTTGGCTTCGGTGATGCTGTCCCTTTCTGGGTTTTGTTCATCTGTATAGCAGTAGTGCTTATACTGGTATTAATGAAGCTTCCGAATACGAAGCCGGAAAAAGCAGAGCATGGCCAGCTCCCTGAACGGCGCTTCCGTCGTAGTCTGGCATGGGCTTGGTACGCACTGTTACCTGCTCTTTTATACGGATATATGGAGGCTGGCATGAATAGTAACTTCCCCGTGTATGGCCTGCGTATTGGGTTCGACACCGATCAGATTTCGTCGTTGCTTCCCTTTATCGGGATTGGAGGTTTGTTCCTTCAATTGCCTCTCGGAATGTTGAGTGACCGATATGGGCGGAAGAAGATATTGATGTTTGCGGGTATCAGCGGGGGAATCATCTTCATGCTGGTTCCAGTCGCGGGTACGCATTTCTGGTGGACGCTTGTATTGTTAACAATCGCAGGTGGCCTGGTCGGTTCCTTTTTCTCACTGGGCCTGGCCTATGCCGCAGACATTTTGCCTAAAGTGTTGCTGCCTGCAGCCAACGTTGTGGCATCCTTTCATTTCACGATTGGAAGTATTATTGGACCGAATCTGGGTGGTCAGATGATCAACTGGATTTCACCCGGAAGCATGTTCACCTTGCTCGGAATCATGTACCTTCTTTTCGGCGTGGCAGGTATATTATTTCGTCGTAAACCTGAGTTCGAATCTGTGTTAAAATAG
- a CDS encoding phosphonate ABC transporter ATP-binding protein, translating into MIRVENLSKSVGVDRVPVLRDIRFDMQQGEMIAVVGSSGSGKSMLLKCLAMMEKWDSGRFTVDGAEILKEGWSGKRKIKREWAYLEQNPELFPRRTALKNVLIGRSGQTPVWRMVTGMVRSDDYMGAMDYLEGLGLLDKAHQIAEKLSGGEKQRVAIARALAHGAKVVLADEPVIGLDPHTADSVLETLRKLCEEERATVIAVLPIELAEKHATRIWGLAEGKIAFDIRGRRLTQQEKNQI; encoded by the coding sequence ATGATCAGAGTAGAGAACTTGAGTAAATCCGTTGGCGTGGACCGCGTTCCCGTTCTACGGGATATTCGTTTTGATATGCAACAGGGTGAAATGATAGCTGTAGTTGGCTCAAGCGGTAGCGGTAAGAGCATGTTGCTTAAATGTTTGGCCATGATGGAAAAATGGGATTCCGGGCGGTTTACGGTGGACGGTGCCGAGATTTTGAAAGAAGGCTGGTCCGGAAAACGGAAAATCAAACGGGAATGGGCATACTTGGAACAGAATCCAGAACTATTTCCCAGACGTACGGCTCTTAAAAATGTGTTAATCGGACGATCGGGTCAGACTCCTGTATGGAGAATGGTAACCGGTATGGTTCGTTCCGATGATTATATGGGTGCTATGGATTATCTCGAAGGATTGGGATTACTTGATAAAGCACATCAAATAGCAGAGAAGCTCAGTGGTGGCGAGAAGCAACGTGTTGCTATTGCAAGAGCACTTGCTCATGGTGCCAAAGTGGTTTTGGCCGATGAACCAGTGATTGGTCTTGACCCTCACACAGCAGATTCAGTGCTGGAAACGCTGCGCAAATTATGTGAAGAAGAACGTGCAACAGTCATTGCAGTACTGCCTATTGAACTTGCTGAGAAACATGCCACACGGATCTGGGGATTGGCAGAAGGCAAGATTGCTTTTGATATTCGTGGACGAAGACTCACACAGCAAGAAAAAAACCAGATTTAA
- a CDS encoding response regulator transcription factor: MSKVLILEDEESIRSFIVINLKRNGFEVLEAGDGHEALRILQTVPDIDLALLDVMVPGIDGFEVCRRIRETNERLGIIFLTAKVQEQDKVYALSVGADDHVSKPFSPTELIARIQSLLRRVNVHRETAAKVTFQSGPFSLDLISKQFKKQNEAIELTPTEFSLIQFFLEKENTPLSRDVLLDHVWGKEYMGDPKIVDVNIRRLRQKIENNPSEPEYLQTVWGHGYKWKGREQ, from the coding sequence ATGAGTAAAGTACTTATTCTTGAGGATGAAGAATCCATCCGCAGTTTTATAGTGATTAATTTAAAGAGAAACGGATTCGAAGTGCTTGAAGCGGGTGACGGTCATGAAGCGCTTCGCATACTGCAGACAGTACCAGATATTGATCTGGCTCTGCTGGATGTCATGGTACCAGGTATTGATGGATTCGAGGTGTGTCGACGGATCCGTGAAACCAATGAACGTCTGGGCATCATCTTTTTGACCGCGAAAGTTCAGGAACAGGATAAAGTGTACGCACTCTCCGTTGGTGCAGATGATCACGTCAGCAAGCCTTTCAGCCCAACAGAGTTGATTGCACGTATTCAGTCATTGTTACGCCGCGTGAACGTGCATCGGGAAACTGCGGCAAAGGTTACGTTCCAGTCCGGGCCATTTTCACTGGACCTGATCTCGAAGCAATTCAAAAAACAGAATGAAGCGATTGAGTTGACTCCAACGGAGTTTTCCTTGATTCAGTTTTTTCTGGAAAAAGAAAATACACCGCTCAGCCGCGATGTATTGTTAGATCACGTATGGGGAAAAGAGTACATGGGTGATCCCAAAATTGTGGATGTCAACATTCGTCGTCTGCGTCAGAAAATTGAGAACAATCCTTCCGAGCCCGAATACCTGCAGACAGTATGGGGTCACGGGTACAAATGGAAGGGCCGGGAGCAATGA
- a CDS encoding HAMP domain-containing sensor histidine kinase encodes MIKKGITRQIVLHYFFVVFLALLLVEFVFMLAVQRYYYESIYNTISTHISNSKDFFEPIARENTTEDANNLSRLLVNLALSNTELEILDLNGRVLASSTAFESDRAVLQTSDIMQALNGDMGRWIGRQPGTGESVMAVSHKFDLGGENTYVIRYLTSLEDVNSKLLNMGLLAAAVGVGVLAIVLIISIGMANSIVRPINNITAVSAQMARGRLDVRVKGNYKHELGELASTLNFMAHEIVRSNQIKDDFISSISHELRTPLTSIKGWSETLDSGGYDPEETRIGMGIISKETERLIGLVEEMLDFSKLQQNQMKLVKGTVNIREIVQETMLNVWAKAEQKQVHLKLETDETRAYNVHGDGNRLKQVFLNVVDNAIKFSHENSWIFLSVKEENGQIIAAVQDTGIGISEEHLIKVRDRFFQVNHQNGGTGLGLAITQELVELHEGTITMQSELGSGTTVTVTLPAVAEEMGPEESVTQSGVTAVPEERAASDTKSDIEKS; translated from the coding sequence ATGATTAAAAAAGGCATTACTCGGCAGATCGTACTACATTATTTCTTTGTAGTTTTTCTCGCTCTGCTGTTGGTCGAATTCGTATTTATGTTGGCAGTTCAAAGGTATTATTATGAGAGTATCTACAATACGATTAGTACCCACATTTCTAATTCAAAGGACTTTTTCGAGCCAATCGCTCGTGAGAATACTACGGAGGATGCCAATAATCTGTCTAGACTCCTTGTGAACTTGGCATTGTCCAATACTGAATTGGAAATTTTGGATCTGAACGGGCGCGTATTGGCGAGTTCGACTGCTTTTGAATCTGACCGTGCTGTGCTGCAAACCAGTGATATTATGCAGGCTCTGAATGGGGATATGGGACGCTGGATTGGAAGACAACCAGGTACTGGAGAATCCGTCATGGCCGTTTCACACAAGTTTGATCTGGGCGGCGAAAATACTTATGTTATTCGATATCTGACATCACTTGAAGATGTGAATTCAAAGCTGTTGAATATGGGACTACTCGCCGCTGCCGTTGGTGTTGGCGTGCTTGCTATAGTGTTGATCATTAGTATTGGTATGGCAAATTCCATTGTACGTCCAATTAACAACATCACCGCAGTATCTGCCCAAATGGCTAGAGGACGGCTGGATGTCAGGGTTAAGGGGAATTATAAGCACGAACTGGGCGAATTGGCATCAACACTTAACTTCATGGCACATGAAATCGTGCGCAGTAATCAGATCAAGGATGATTTTATCTCCTCGATCTCACATGAATTAAGAACACCTTTGACCAGTATCAAAGGCTGGAGCGAGACACTGGATTCAGGCGGTTATGATCCGGAAGAAACTCGTATCGGTATGGGTATTATCTCCAAGGAAACCGAACGACTGATTGGACTTGTTGAAGAGATGCTGGATTTCTCCAAATTGCAGCAGAATCAAATGAAGCTGGTCAAAGGAACCGTCAACATTCGTGAAATTGTACAGGAAACGATGTTGAATGTTTGGGCCAAAGCGGAACAAAAACAGGTCCATCTCAAGTTGGAAACGGACGAGACTCGTGCTTATAATGTCCATGGAGACGGTAACAGACTGAAACAAGTCTTCCTGAATGTTGTGGATAATGCGATCAAATTTTCACATGAGAATTCCTGGATCTTCTTGTCGGTCAAAGAGGAGAATGGTCAGATCATTGCAGCTGTTCAGGACACCGGTATCGGAATTAGTGAAGAACACCTAATCAAAGTACGGGACCGTTTCTTCCAGGTGAATCATCAAAATGGGGGAACGGGACTGGGTCTTGCGATTACGCAAGAACTGGTAGAACTGCATGAGGGAACGATCACGATGCAAAGTGAACTCGGATCTGGGACAACCGTTACGGTTACGTTACCGGCTGTGGCTGAGGAGATGGGTCCAGAAGAATCTGTAACACAATCTGGTGTTACGGCAGTCCCTGAAGAACGAGCAGCAAGCGATACAAAATCGGATATAGAAAAGTCTTAA
- a CDS encoding glucose-1-phosphate adenylyltransferase: MFNKDCIAMLLAGGEGKRLAPLTSSLAKPAVPFGGHYRIIDFPLSNCVNSGIDTVGVLTQYQAESLHDHIGGGEPWGHGNSSEAGISLLPSYHTGNDEYLGTADAIYKNIDYIDQQNPENVLILSGDHIYHMNYRDMLEAHQANNAAATISVMEVPWDEAHRFGIMAADEDLRVTEFAEKPAEPKSNLASMGIYMFKWDYLKRHLLEDAANPESSHDFGKDVIPQMLNENNPLFVYNFNGYWKDVGTVKSLWDAHMDLLHNEEDWSLQKENWPMFTRDWRSKPSAYKARHTKIEHVTSMIHDSCAIEGRSERSVIFCGAEVGKGSEVKDSVVMPNARIGRGVHIERAIIGEGAIIKDGAIVKGTADEIVVVGPNEIVSAKPAVRTQPVRMLKEVYEKSGRLRTGELSS, encoded by the coding sequence ATGTTTAATAAAGATTGCATCGCTATGCTGTTGGCGGGAGGAGAAGGGAAGCGATTAGCCCCTTTAACCTCAAGTCTCGCAAAACCCGCTGTACCGTTTGGCGGGCACTACCGGATCATCGATTTTCCTCTCAGTAACTGCGTTAATTCAGGAATTGACACTGTAGGTGTACTGACGCAGTACCAAGCGGAATCTTTACACGATCACATCGGTGGAGGAGAACCATGGGGACATGGTAACTCAAGTGAGGCAGGAATATCCTTGCTTCCATCTTATCATACAGGAAATGACGAATACTTGGGAACGGCGGATGCTATTTATAAAAATATCGACTATATTGATCAACAAAACCCCGAAAATGTTCTAATTTTGTCGGGTGACCATATTTATCATATGAATTATCGTGATATGTTGGAGGCTCATCAAGCCAATAATGCCGCAGCAACGATTTCAGTTATGGAAGTTCCATGGGATGAAGCACATCGCTTTGGGATCATGGCTGCCGATGAAGATTTGCGTGTAACCGAGTTTGCCGAGAAACCGGCTGAACCAAAAAGTAATCTGGCTTCAATGGGCATTTACATGTTCAAATGGGATTATCTGAAACGCCATCTCTTGGAAGATGCAGCTAACCCTGAATCCAGCCATGACTTCGGTAAAGATGTTATTCCTCAAATGTTGAATGAAAATAACCCCCTCTTTGTCTATAACTTTAATGGTTATTGGAAAGATGTAGGAACGGTTAAGAGCCTTTGGGATGCACATATGGATCTGTTACACAACGAGGAAGACTGGAGTCTGCAAAAAGAAAACTGGCCGATGTTTACTCGCGACTGGCGCTCCAAGCCAAGTGCTTACAAAGCAAGACATACAAAAATCGAACATGTTACTTCCATGATTCACGACTCTTGTGCAATCGAAGGTCGTTCGGAACGTTCCGTTATCTTCTGCGGTGCAGAAGTGGGTAAAGGCTCTGAGGTTAAAGACAGTGTCGTTATGCCTAACGCACGTATAGGCCGTGGGGTTCACATCGAACGCGCGATCATCGGTGAAGGTGCAATAATCAAGGACGGTGCAATCGTTAAAGGTACGGCGGATGAAATTGTGGTCGTTGGACCTAACGAGATCGTCTCTGCCAAACCGGCTGTCCGTACGCAACCTGTTCGTATGTTGAAAGAAGTATATGAGAAAAGTGGACGCCTGCGCACTGGTGAACTTTCTTCATAA
- the glgB gene encoding 1,4-alpha-glucan branching protein GlgB codes for MAIQPLAHPDILPEHIYLFHEGNLHHSYRMLGAQPETCDGLQGYRFTVWAPNAVEVGLAMDRNEWKGEKEPLYKIPESGFWSRFFPEISEGTLYKFRILTEDGTELLKADPYAFQAEVRPQTASVTSSIEGYKWNDGAWRRKQRAMYNKPLHIYEMHMGTWKRKEDGSLYSYREMADLLVPYLLEMKYTHVEMMPLSEHPYDLSWGYQNTGFYAPTSRYGHPKDLMYLVDTLHQAGIGVLLDWVPAHFAKDAHGLRMFDGTPLYEYADPMLAEKPGWGTLSFDYSKPEIRSFLISNALYWMEMYHFDGLRVDAVTSMLRLDFEKQPGQYRTNDEGGLENKEAVAFLQQLNETVFKYFPYALMMAEESSAWPMVTLPVDEGGLGFNYKWNMGWMNDTLDYMESDFHERPSKHHLLTFPVVYSFAENYVLPLSHDEVVHGKKSLLDKMPGTYEQKFAGMRAFLGYFMTFPGKKLLFMGGDFGQFIEWKDEDQLDWFLLDYDSHRNLHKFERELSNLYLSEKALWELDHSLDGYEWITPDDQDQSVISYVRKGKKPADTLLVLINFQPVKRERYRIGVMRPGMYTEVLNSDHSVYGGSGITNDMQLPTEKIPFHGHPHSLELVLPPLSIVILKKNTRRKTDESPASITSVSSKTKNKNESNTLKPKRRTKA; via the coding sequence TTGGCCATTCAACCGTTAGCACACCCGGACATATTGCCGGAGCATATTTATTTATTTCATGAAGGTAACCTTCATCACAGTTATCGAATGTTGGGCGCACAGCCTGAGACTTGCGATGGCCTTCAGGGGTATCGCTTTACCGTGTGGGCACCAAACGCCGTAGAAGTAGGACTGGCTATGGACCGCAATGAATGGAAAGGCGAAAAGGAACCTTTATATAAGATACCCGAATCAGGATTTTGGAGTCGTTTTTTTCCGGAAATTAGCGAAGGAACTTTATACAAGTTCCGTATATTAACGGAAGATGGAACAGAATTGCTCAAAGCGGACCCATATGCGTTTCAAGCAGAGGTTCGACCTCAGACAGCCTCTGTCACCAGTTCAATCGAAGGGTACAAATGGAATGATGGAGCCTGGAGACGCAAACAACGTGCAATGTATAACAAACCTCTACATATTTACGAAATGCACATGGGAACCTGGAAGCGCAAAGAAGACGGAAGCCTCTATAGTTATCGCGAGATGGCTGATTTGCTTGTTCCTTACTTATTAGAAATGAAATATACACATGTTGAAATGATGCCCCTCAGTGAGCATCCATATGACCTTTCGTGGGGCTACCAAAACACAGGGTTTTATGCGCCAACCAGCCGTTATGGGCATCCAAAAGATCTGATGTATCTAGTGGATACGCTACATCAGGCTGGGATTGGCGTATTGCTGGATTGGGTACCTGCACATTTTGCCAAAGACGCTCATGGGTTGCGTATGTTTGATGGTACGCCTTTGTATGAGTATGCAGATCCGATGTTAGCAGAGAAGCCGGGCTGGGGCACACTTAGCTTTGACTACTCGAAACCTGAGATTCGTTCATTTCTGATCTCCAATGCATTATATTGGATGGAGATGTATCATTTTGACGGACTCCGTGTTGATGCGGTTACGAGTATGCTTCGGCTTGATTTTGAGAAGCAGCCAGGACAATATCGTACCAATGATGAAGGTGGTCTTGAGAACAAGGAAGCTGTAGCCTTTTTGCAGCAGCTGAATGAGACGGTGTTCAAGTATTTCCCTTATGCGTTGATGATGGCTGAAGAATCCAGTGCATGGCCAATGGTGACTTTACCTGTAGATGAAGGTGGTCTGGGTTTTAACTACAAATGGAACATGGGCTGGATGAACGATACGCTTGATTACATGGAATCTGATTTTCATGAGCGTCCTTCCAAACATCATTTGCTGACTTTCCCGGTCGTATACTCCTTTGCTGAAAATTATGTGCTACCTCTGTCACATGACGAGGTTGTTCATGGCAAAAAGTCGCTCCTCGACAAGATGCCAGGAACCTATGAGCAGAAATTTGCCGGCATGCGTGCTTTTCTGGGCTATTTTATGACTTTCCCAGGGAAAAAGCTGTTGTTTATGGGCGGAGACTTTGGCCAGTTCATCGAATGGAAAGATGAGGATCAACTGGATTGGTTCTTGCTGGATTATGACAGTCACCGCAATTTGCATAAGTTTGAGCGTGAGCTGTCTAACCTGTACTTGAGTGAAAAAGCTTTGTGGGAGCTTGATCATTCCTTGGACGGTTATGAATGGATCACTCCGGATGATCAGGACCAGAGTGTCATTTCATACGTACGCAAAGGAAAAAAACCTGCGGATACACTCCTTGTGCTCATTAACTTTCAGCCGGTCAAGCGGGAGCGTTACCGGATTGGTGTCATGCGTCCCGGTATGTATACCGAAGTACTGAACAGTGACCATTCCGTTTACGGCGGTTCAGGCATTACTAATGATATGCAACTGCCTACCGAAAAGATTCCTTTTCATGGGCATCCGCATAGTCTCGAATTGGTATTGCCTCCGCTGAGCATCGTGATTCTAAAAAAGAACACACGTCGGAAAACGGATGAATCACCTGCGAGTATAACTTCCGTCAGTTCAAAAACGAAGAATAAAAATGAAAGTAACACGCTCAAACCGAAGAGGAGGACAAAGGCATGA
- the glgA gene encoding glycogen synthase GlgA, whose translation MNILFAAAEVHPFIKTGGLADVIGALPFALKKSGADVRVIMPKYKGIPAEYKDALQPVITTDVPLGWRRPYCGIEMLVHDGIPVYFVDNEYYFGRDGVYGYMDDGERFAFFNRAVLEVLPQIEFKPDVLHSHDWHAGMIPLVLEAHYRHDPFYSDIRTVFTIHNLLYQGVFPHQLFSEILELDDRYFTVDGAEYYGNVNFLKAGIVYADHVTTVSPTYAQEVKTSYYGYGLDGLLSSLGDRFSGIVNGIDTKSYNPATDTKIPVKYRTSLSKKTENKIELQKELGLPVRPDVPLMVMVTRLVDSKGLDLVCRILDELLYYDDIQFAVLGTGEQSYEHWFREAANRYPLKMSAQIKFNDGLSRRFYAGSDIFLMPSRFEPCGISQLLALRYGSVPLVRETGGLNDTVQAYNEFTGEGNGFSFTSFNAHDMMNTIRRAEEIYKQPEHWKKIVKNAMGGEYSWNVSAEEYMDIYRRITLDPVN comes from the coding sequence ATGAATATTCTATTTGCTGCTGCTGAAGTACATCCATTTATCAAAACAGGAGGCCTTGCTGACGTAATCGGTGCTCTCCCGTTTGCATTGAAGAAGAGCGGGGCAGATGTGCGGGTGATTATGCCTAAGTACAAGGGGATTCCCGCTGAGTATAAAGACGCGTTACAGCCCGTAATTACAACGGATGTGCCTCTTGGCTGGCGCAGACCCTATTGTGGAATAGAAATGCTGGTTCATGATGGGATTCCAGTATATTTTGTAGATAATGAGTATTATTTTGGGCGTGATGGAGTGTACGGTTATATGGATGATGGCGAGCGTTTCGCCTTCTTCAACCGTGCAGTTCTCGAAGTGTTGCCACAGATTGAGTTCAAGCCTGACGTGCTGCACAGTCATGACTGGCATGCAGGAATGATTCCTTTGGTGCTTGAAGCACACTACAGACACGATCCATTCTACAGTGATATTCGTACGGTATTCACCATACATAACTTGTTGTATCAAGGGGTATTCCCGCATCAGTTATTCAGTGAAATCCTGGAGCTTGACGATCGATATTTCACCGTGGATGGAGCCGAGTATTACGGTAATGTCAACTTCCTGAAGGCTGGAATTGTCTACGCTGACCATGTAACAACCGTCAGTCCAACTTACGCACAGGAAGTGAAAACATCTTATTACGGATACGGTCTGGACGGACTGCTCAGTTCACTTGGAGATCGATTCAGCGGGATTGTAAATGGTATTGATACCAAGAGCTACAACCCGGCTACAGACACCAAGATCCCGGTGAAATATAGAACAAGTCTGTCCAAGAAAACGGAAAACAAAATTGAGCTGCAAAAGGAACTTGGACTTCCTGTTCGTCCTGATGTACCTCTTATGGTCATGGTCACAAGGCTTGTGGATTCCAAAGGACTTGATCTTGTCTGCCGTATCCTGGATGAATTGTTGTATTATGATGATATTCAATTCGCTGTACTTGGAACAGGGGAGCAGTCCTATGAACACTGGTTCCGTGAAGCCGCGAATCGTTATCCACTTAAAATGTCTGCCCAGATCAAGTTTAACGATGGGTTATCCCGCCGTTTCTATGCAGGCAGTGATATCTTCCTGATGCCATCCAGGTTCGAGCCGTGTGGCATTAGTCAGTTACTGGCTCTGCGGTACGGTAGTGTGCCTCTCGTAAGGGAAACAGGCGGTCTGAACGATACTGTGCAGGCATATAACGAGTTTACTGGAGAAGGGAATGGTTTCTCATTCACAAGCTTTAACGCACATGACATGATGAATACCATTCGGCGTGCCGAGGAGATCTACAAACAGCCAGAACACTGGAAGAAAATTGTGAAAAATGCAATGGGCGGAGAATACAGCTGGAATGTCTCAGCTGAAGAATATATGGACATTTATCGTCGGATCACACTTGATCCAGTAAACTGA